The window ATCAACATTATAATGATTCCTCTATGCGTTGGAACGTCATTATAGTTATTCTAAACAAGAAAGAAATTTGTTCTTGACATCAGACATCTAGTATTATAACTCTAGTGGAGCttaccttttcttttccttcttttttttcttcttaaaaaatTATCACTTTTTAAATCTTGTATATTAGTTAAGCTTATCTAAACAAAGTTTTAAATTCATTTCTTAAACGTCCATTACAATGTAATATAACTTAGTCGTCTCAATTAAACCATTAATGTGAAATATAAATCAAAAAAAGCCAAAGGGCGGTGGGACGGCGCCAATCATTTGTCCTAGTCCACTCAAATAAGGCCCATGGTCGGCAAAACCAAACACAAAAtgtgttatttttaattttttcctcttttattgTTAAAGTTGCAAAATGTGTTATTTTTGGTAAGACCCTATGGATATATAAAGACAGGTTATGTGAAACTTGGAAAACCATCAAGTTTTAAGCAAAACCCTCTTAAGAACTTAAATTGAGCTTCTTTTGGGGCATTTTTCTAGTGAGAACTAAAAATGGTGAGGATTGCCTTTGGTAGCATTGGTGACTCTTTTAGTGTTGGATCATTGAAGGCCTATGTAGCTGAGTTTATTGCTACTCTTCTCTTTGTGTTTGCTGGGGTTGGGTCTGCTATAGCTTATAGTAAGTAACACTTCTCTAATTAAACTTGCATGCTAACATAAATACTTAATCTGCTCTAGCACTAAATAGTAAAAAGAGCAATCAGGTGCACTAAGGTCCCATTAATTCGTTATGCACATGCCACGGAGTCTAGAGAAAGACTAGACTGGCTCTATCATATTCAATTTTACCTTACATTTTACTAGATGCCGTTTTCTCAATCCATAACCGAAAACAACATAACTTTTACAGTTACACCAAGACTGCCTaattaacctttttttttttttttttttgctttgtgGGGtgattttgtagataaattgacAGCAGATGCAGCTCTTGATCCAGCTGGTCTAGTAGCAGTAGCTGTGGCTCATGCATTTGCATTGTTTGTTGGGGTTTCCATAGCAGCCAATATTTCAGGTGGCCATTTGAATCCAGCTGTAACTTTGGGATTGGCTGTTGGTGGAAACATCACCATCTTGACTGGCTTCTTCTACTGGATTGCCCAATTGCTTGGCTCCACAGTTGCTTGCCTCCTCCTCAAATACGTTACTAATGGATTGGTATGTACTGCTATCATTTTCAATCCATATTATAtgtctttttatatttttcacaacTTCAATAAAAAAACAACTTTACCTAAGACCAGCCTAAGCGGTCGTATAGCCGTCCATCCAACCCTTTAAATTAAAAAGAGCCGGCAGATGcataatatatgtatatttcATGTAGAATATTTGTATAATTAGTGTATATTGTACG is drawn from Nicotiana tabacum cultivar K326 chromosome 22, ASM71507v2, whole genome shotgun sequence and contains these coding sequences:
- the LOC107817944 gene encoding probable aquaporin TIP-type RB7-5A, yielding MVRIAFGSIGDSFSVGSLKAYVAEFIATLLFVFAGVGSAIAYNKLTADAALDPAGLVAVAVAHAFALFVGVSIAANISGGHLNPAVTLGLAVGGNITILTGFFYWIAQLLGSTVACLLLKYVTNGLAVPTHGVAAGLNGLQGVVMEIIITFALVYTVYATAADPKKGSLGTIAPIAIGFIVGANILAAGPFSGGSMNPARSFGPAVVAGDFSQNWIYWAGPLIGGGLAGFIYGDVFIGCHTPLPTSEDYA